TATAAGGTTCTCATTATTATTTTCAAAATCTTTTATTTGACTATCTATATCCAGCAAATAGGTCAAATAAATCATTTTGAAATAAGGATTTAAACTTAGTATTTCTTTTACTTTAAAATAATTGTCTTTCATTATTTTTAAATGATTTGAAAAATTTTGCGGATTTTGAATTAATAAATTCTTTAATTTTTTTCTTAAAACTTCTGAAAAATCAACATTTAACTTTGGTTGTTTTTCAAAAATTGTTTTTTCTTCACTTGATAAGCCGGCAGGAGACTCTAAGGCTTTTAACCATATACCTATAAAATTATTTGTCTTGAAGTAACTAAAATAAGTTTTGAAGTCAAAATTCAAATAAGGAACAATCGCTTTTTTAAACACAAAATCAATAATATTTTTTGCATTATTATAATTTGTTATTATATTTTTTAATTCTTTTGATGCTTTTTTATTTCTTTTTGAAATATCTATACTCGTTAATTGATTTGCTTTCAAAACCTCTTCAACATTTATTGTTTCATTTGTATTTTTTTCAAGAGCTTCTTGCAAAGTTATATGCTCATAGCCTTTTAAATATGCCCCGCCTTCTGTCGCATTAATAAGTTTGATTTCAGATCCATATTGTTCCGCAATTTCTTCGAAGTAAAGAATAAATGTATAATAATCGGGTCTGGTAAGGAGATTTTTCCCGTTCAAACCTCTTACATACAGCAAATCCTTTTTTAAAAACTCTTTTTTATGATTAATTTCTTCTTCATCCATGTTTTTATTTGAATTAGCATATTCGATTGATTTTGACTCATTTATACTAAAATCGGCATAAGTTGAACTTTGAGAATAACATTTGTTGTCTGTATATGCCAGATCCTGCCCGACAAGAATTATTTTGTCGCAGCCCATCAGTTTAGCTGTATAAAGGCAATTTATTGCAACAGTTCCGGCTGTTTGATAATCTTCAATATCGAGAACTCCCATGATTTTAGCAAACCATGTACAAACAGGGGTATTTTTATTATGGTGATTAAAAAATCTTTTGGGTTTTAATTCAAAAATGCCTTCATAAGTGTTTGTTGAAGCTATTAAATTTATTTCACTAATTTCAGGTATATCTATAATTTCTTTTCTATTATCTATAACTGCCACAAAATCAGGAATTATGCCATTTTTAACAGCCGTTTTAAATGCGACTCCCACACAGAAAACGATTACTTTATCTCTATATGGTTTCAGATTTTCAATGTTTTTATCAAGAGAGGGTCCTGCTGACAAGATAACCGCTGTTTTGTTTTTAAATTTATCCTTTAATACATGCATATCCTGACTGTTTACAATATAAGGAATATTTTTAAACAGCAGATTTGTCCACATATAATTTTTTTTCCATAAATTATTATAATTTTGTTCATAAAGAAGATGATTA
This bacterium DNA region includes the following protein-coding sequences:
- a CDS encoding 6-hydroxymethylpterin diphosphokinase MptE-like protein, which produces MQNLLEKNLKLISLYNPELAEKIRNCNNFEANYEINQAQSGDSILYKNEIAVDDLTDPVWTALEVYSKLESKSIKSITVLLGMGLGYTFKEFAKRYEGKIILHEPNLEVLRIAFEFVDFSEELLSKNIVVTHTHEDLKAAYKLLFFRGYKFNFVPSNYYLNEDNANLQEITQKINNNHLLYEQNYNNLWKKNYMWTNLLFKNIPYIVNSQDMHVLKDKFKNKTAVILSAGPSLDKNIENLKPYRDKVIVFCVGVAFKTAVKNGIIPDFVAVIDNRKEIIDIPEISEINLIASTNTYEGIFELKPKRFFNHHNKNTPVCTWFAKIMGVLDIEDYQTAGTVAINCLYTAKLMGCDKIILVGQDLAYTDNKCYSQSSTYADFSINESKSIEYANSNKNMDEEEINHKKEFLKKDLLYVRGLNGKNLLTRPDYYTFILYFEEIAEQYGSEIKLINATEGGAYLKGYEHITLQEALEKNTNETINVEEVLKANQLTSIDISKRNKKASKELKNIITNYNNAKNIIDFVFKKAIVPYLNFDFKTYFSYFKTNNFIGIWLKALESPAGLSSEEKTIFEKQPKLNVDFSEVLRKKLKNLLIQNPQNFSNHLKIMKDNYFKVKEILSLNPYFKMIYLTYLLDIDSQIKDFENNNENLIELAYYFNFLYLSLYYWGSVYNEVLITDLINKLEKS